The following DNA comes from Mucilaginibacter jinjuensis.
TAATAGAAACCCTCCAGGTATGCTCGGCCACACTTTCGCGGCGGCCATCTGATAACCAGCTATGGCGGGTTAATCTTTTAAGGTTTTCTGCAACATGTAAGAATTGGAGGATTTTGTTGATTTCGGTTTTCATAAATTATTAGGAGTGGTTTGTGATTTAAAGGTAGGGGTTTTCTTTTGTCATTCTGAACGCAGTGAAGAATCTTCTGCTGTAAATATGACAGCTATGCAGATCGAAGAAGATTCTTCGCTATCGCTCTGAATGACAAATGGGAAAGAGATTTGCTATAACGCGAAAACGGAGGCCGACTTCGTTAAGATGTCGCCTCCGTTCTCAACCTTATGTTCAACCGTAGCTGCTCATAAAGCATCAATAAACGCTTTTAGTAATTTAACCGATCTGGTTTTCTGTGCTGCCGAAGCAGTACCTACTTGTCATAATCATTGCTTTTGTTTGCAATTTCACGCTGCACCCCATAAGGCACCACGTTCAAGCGTGCAAACCACAATACCTCTGGTAAGTTATCCCGGTAATATATTCGTATTCATGTATCCCCGCTTGCGCGGTTCATCACTTAATGCGCCGTCACTTGCGTTGTGGCTGCACCTTTTAAATGATAGTGATTATCCGTGGTAACTTAGGGTCTTCCCTTGATCTTTAGCTCCTCCGAAGATTCGCCCGATTTCAATTTCCGTATCCCAAGGCTGTCAAAGTACGTCGTTCTGATATTTCTAAGGTACTGTGCTACAGTATGTTTTGCAAATAAAAAATGATAGTTTTTCTTAACAGGTTTACCAACAGAAAAGCACAAGTTATTAACAGCTTAAAAATGAATTAATTAGCTTTATTGTATCAAAAACGCAGATTTGCAATACGTAATTAACATACTGCTTATCAACATATTCTGATGTTTTTATAGTTTCTAGTCCCTCTCAAAAAACTAATTTTAAATTTTTTCTGTCAAATGTTTCCAATAACGCTTGGGTACATGGCGTAAATGCAGCTTGGTATTTTTGCGGGCAGGTATGTTTACACTGGTAAAATAATTACGCCAGAGTTCCTGGTATACAGCTTCATTATCTTCATAAGCCGAAATTACATTACCGGGGTTAATGGTGGCAAAATCGAGTGAGATATATTGGGTTTCGTGCAGATCATAATACAAGCCATAACTGCGCTTAATATCATAAATAATCCATTTCTGATCGGCATAACGATTTCTGAAGTGTTTAATGAGCAATGGCAGCACATTATAGTCAGGTTCTATGGCAGAGTAATAGGTTTTATCCTTCAATTCCTGGAAACGGATAAAAGCCTCCATCCGGTGTTTTTCACGCCTAACCATCCGCACAATTTCCGATACACGCATTACATATTTGTTCCCATAATCTTCCTCAACATTTTTTGGCGAATCAAATACATAGCGGATATAGCCAACAAGGTTGTCGTCCTCCCCTTCCATTTCGGCCATGTGGGCGGCATATAGGCGTTGCAGGCCTTGCGCAGAGAGTTTCTGCTTTAATCCTTTTAATACGCGGGTAGCTCGGGTATTTTCTGTTACTACTTTAACCACGTTTTCAAACAGGGCGGTATTGTGCCACTCCCCTTTCTGCATGCGTACATGGGTAAGGCGCTGTTCGTAAATCTCAAAAACGGCCGTCAGTAAACCTTCAAACGTACCGTCATAAATCAGGGTGGTCATCTCAATCAAAACAGGTTTAATTGTACGGTCGAATTTTTAATGTATTTACTCTGTGATTCGGCCAGGATGTATTGTTTAATGGCCGTGCCGGTTAGGTCGCGCCGCTCATATTGCGGGCTATTACAGGTGATAAAATACCGTGCCCGATTTATAGCAATGCCCAGTCTTTTAAGCTGATCCCAGTTCAATTTACGGAAAGCCCTTGCAGCTACAATTTTTTGCGCCGATTGTACGCCGATGCCCGGCACGCGTAATATCATTCGCAGATCGGCTTTATTAATATCTACAGGAAATTCATGCAGGTTACGTATTGCCCAGCTCAGTTTAGGGTCAATATCCAGATCGAGCAGCGGGTTATCATGGTTTACAATTTCATTTACCTTGAAGTGATAAAAGCGCATCAGCCAGTCGGCCTGGTAAAGCCGGTTTTCACGGACCATGGGTACAGCTGTGTTTAGAGCAGGCAAACGACTATCGCTCAATACCGGCACATAGCCCGAATAGTAAACGCGCTTGAGTTTAAAGCCCTTGTAAAACTGA
Coding sequences within:
- a CDS encoding TIGR03915 family putative DNA repair protein encodes the protein MTTLIYDGTFEGLLTAVFEIYEQRLTHVRMQKGEWHNTALFENVVKVVTENTRATRVLKGLKQKLSAQGLQRLYAAHMAEMEGEDDNLVGYIRYVFDSPKNVEEDYGNKYVMRVSEIVRMVRREKHRMEAFIRFQELKDKTYYSAIEPDYNVLPLLIKHFRNRYADQKWIIYDIKRSYGLYYDLHETQYISLDFATINPGNVISAYEDNEAVYQELWRNYFTSVNIPARKNTKLHLRHVPKRYWKHLTEKI